TCCTTTTCACCATAGGCCTGGGCAATTTTTTGTACACGAAATTGGTTTTCAATTTTCCGGAATCTTACCTTTTGGGGTTCCTGCAATTCCAGCTTTACACACTTGCGGTAGGCATATTCCCTGTAATCGTCATTGTGATATTGAATTACAATAAACAATTGCGAAAAAACCTTGAACTGGCCGGCAGGATGGACGAAGAGCTAAAGGAACATGAAAAGGCGGTATCCGTTAACACTAACAATATCAACATCCCCGCCGAGAATCAAAAAGAAAGCCTTCAGGTATCCTTAAACGACCTGCTGTTCATCCAATCTGAAGGGAACTATATCAGCATCTTTTATCGAAATGAAAAAGAAATCAGGCGGTCCGTTTTGCGCAATACATTGAAGAATATTGAAGAAGAACTGGCATCCTGTTTCCCGCCCCTCTCAAAAACCCACAGGTCATACATTGTTAACCTCGATCTTGTCGAAAAGATTCAGGGCAATTCACAGGGACTGCAATTATACCTTCCCGAAATGGATGATTTCATTCCCGTAAGCAGGGCTTATATCAATTCCATCAGGGAAAGGTTAGGTTCAACCAGAAAGTAATTGCCATTCGTCCCGGATTTTTGCCATTCATCCCATCTAATTGCCATTAGTCACAAAACCCTGCAGGCCGTCACATAAAATTGACTTGTAACGCCCTTCAATAGTATGTTTGCAGCATTGTCAAACTTAAAATTTAACGTCATGAAAAAGTATTGGATCTTAATTTTAGCCCTTGTATTGATTATTGCAGGTTTGTTCCTGAACTTATACTATGGGGATATGATGAGTGCAGGTGGTTTCGCAAGAAATTATTTCTCTGCCGGTAACTTCTCCGTTGGAATTTTTTCTGCCGGGATCTTTTCCG
This is a stretch of genomic DNA from Bacteroides sp.. It encodes these proteins:
- a CDS encoding LytTR family DNA-binding domain-containing protein yields the protein MKLSDPYPYCPNLKKSLLRAFLISLFVVAFLAFFQPFELSLANSKYKILFIAGYGVVNFLVLFINTMLEHYIVPSVFKERSWKVYKEMLWIAWILFTIGLGNFLYTKLVFNFPESYLLGFLQFQLYTLAVGIFPVIVIVILNYNKQLRKNLELAGRMDEELKEHEKAVSVNTNNINIPAENQKESLQVSLNDLLFIQSEGNYISIFYRNEKEIRRSVLRNTLKNIEEELASCFPPLSKTHRSYIVNLDLVEKIQGNSQGLQLYLPEMDDFIPVSRAYINSIRERLGSTRK